From Amycolatopsis cihanbeyliensis, a single genomic window includes:
- a CDS encoding response regulator transcription factor, with product MTESETSVVGVLVVDDDPLVRAGLVMMLGGGQDIRVVGEAGDGAEVLHLVDRLAPDVVLMDIRMPTTDGLSATETLRAREHAPEVIVLTTFDADEHVLRALRAGAAGFLLKDTPPAEIVAAVRQVAGGRPVLSPSVTQRLIDRVADSEQDRRRARALEQLESLNERERAVAVAVGHGRSNAEIGATLYLSVPTVKTHVSNILTKLGLNNRVQIALLTHDAGLLDP from the coding sequence ATGACCGAATCCGAGACCTCGGTGGTCGGCGTGCTCGTGGTCGACGACGATCCGCTGGTGCGTGCCGGCCTGGTGATGATGCTGGGCGGCGGCCAGGACATCAGGGTGGTCGGCGAGGCCGGTGACGGCGCCGAGGTCCTGCACCTGGTCGACCGGCTCGCCCCGGACGTGGTGCTGATGGACATCCGCATGCCGACCACGGATGGGCTGTCGGCCACCGAGACCCTGCGCGCCCGTGAGCACGCGCCCGAGGTCATCGTGCTGACCACCTTCGACGCCGACGAGCACGTGCTGCGGGCCCTGCGGGCCGGGGCGGCGGGGTTCCTGCTCAAGGACACCCCGCCCGCCGAGATCGTGGCCGCCGTCCGGCAGGTGGCCGGAGGTCGCCCGGTGCTGTCCCCTTCGGTCACCCAGCGGCTCATCGACAGGGTGGCCGACTCCGAGCAGGACCGGCGCCGGGCCCGGGCGCTGGAACAGCTGGAGTCACTGAACGAGCGGGAGCGTGCCGTGGCCGTCGCGGTCGGCCACGGCAGGTCCAACGCCGAGATCGGCGCCACGCTCTACCTCAGCGTGCCCACGGTGAAGACGCACGTCTCCAACATCCTCACCAAACTCGGGCTGAACAACCGGGTCCAGATCGCCCTGCTCACCCACGACGCCGGCCTGCTCGACCCCTAA
- a CDS encoding enoyl-CoA hydratase/isomerase family protein codes for MGEFVRLEVEAGVGTIRLERPPVNALNNQVQAELAEAAREATDRDDVRSVILYGGEKTFAGGADIKEMAAKSYVEMSKFGAALSGSLTTLAEIPKPTVAAITGYALGGGLELALTADRRVAGDNVKVGQPEIQLGIIPGAGGTQRLARLIGPSKAKDLVYTGRFVKAEEALALGLVDQVVAPDDVYATAHAWAAQFAKGPAVALKAAKAAIDGGLDLDLRNGLKLETNLFVSLWATEDQSTGMQSFIENGPGKAAFEGK; via the coding sequence GTGGGCGAGTTCGTACGTCTCGAGGTCGAGGCCGGGGTCGGCACGATCCGGCTGGAGCGGCCGCCGGTCAACGCGCTGAACAACCAGGTGCAGGCCGAGTTGGCCGAGGCAGCCAGGGAGGCCACCGACCGGGACGACGTGCGTTCGGTCATCCTCTACGGCGGGGAGAAGACCTTCGCCGGTGGTGCGGACATCAAGGAGATGGCCGCGAAGTCCTATGTGGAGATGTCGAAGTTCGGGGCAGCGCTGTCCGGTTCGCTCACCACGCTGGCGGAGATCCCCAAGCCGACCGTGGCGGCGATCACCGGCTACGCCCTCGGCGGCGGACTCGAGCTGGCGCTGACCGCCGACCGCAGGGTGGCAGGGGACAACGTCAAGGTCGGGCAGCCGGAGATCCAGCTCGGCATCATCCCCGGCGCGGGTGGCACCCAGCGGCTCGCCCGCCTGATCGGCCCGAGCAAGGCCAAGGACCTCGTCTACACCGGCCGGTTCGTCAAGGCCGAGGAAGCACTCGCGCTGGGGCTGGTGGATCAGGTCGTGGCCCCGGACGACGTGTACGCCACGGCGCACGCGTGGGCCGCGCAGTTCGCCAAGGGGCCCGCGGTCGCGCTCAAGGCGGCGAAGGCCGCGATCGACGGCGGCCTCGACCTGGACCTGCGCAACGGGCTCAAGCTGGAGACGAACCTGTTCGTCTCGCTGTGGGCGACCGAGGACCAGTCCACCGGGATGCAGTCGTTCATCGAGAACGGTCCCGGCAAGGCCGCCTTCGAAGGCAAGTGA
- a CDS encoding cysteine dioxygenase codes for MTQSITPAEIHPRITDPLLPDLLPSERLLWTPRQLAELTRTVGGELATALRGLLRFDADQRWWARLALTDGVELWLLSWLPGQQTRPHDHGGAAGAFTVLQGELTEEYRYPGGPIRQRVHTAGGGLGFGAGRAHRLGNASATPAASVHAYSPPLVPTREYSALAEVPAEIPPLPVVVP; via the coding sequence ATGACCCAGTCGATCACCCCTGCCGAAATCCACCCGCGGATCACCGATCCACTGCTTCCCGACCTGCTGCCCAGTGAACGTCTACTGTGGACCCCTCGGCAGCTCGCCGAGCTGACCCGCACGGTCGGCGGCGAGCTGGCCACGGCGCTGCGCGGCCTGCTCCGGTTCGACGCGGACCAGCGCTGGTGGGCACGGCTCGCCCTGACCGACGGTGTGGAGCTGTGGTTGCTGTCCTGGCTACCCGGCCAGCAGACCAGGCCGCACGACCACGGTGGCGCCGCGGGTGCGTTCACCGTGCTGCAGGGTGAGCTGACCGAGGAGTACCGCTACCCCGGCGGCCCGATCCGGCAGCGGGTACACACCGCCGGTGGCGGGCTCGGATTCGGCGCGGGCAGGGCCCACCGGCTCGGCAACGCCAGTGCCACTCCCGCGGCCAGCGTGCATGCCTACTCCCCGCCGCTGGTACCGACCAGGGAGTACTCGGCCCTGGCCGAAGTGCCCGCCGAGATACCGCCGCTGCCGGTGGTCGTCCCGTGA
- a CDS encoding ABC transporter ATP-binding protein codes for MSGVGVRRGGNKLLADVDWSVELDERWVVLGPNGAGKTTLLRMAAAELHPTTGTVHLLGERLGRVDVFELRPRIGFTSAALAGRVPADETVRDVVVSAGYAVLGRWREDYDTLDTERADELLAALGIKHLAGRTFGTLSEGERKRTLIARSLMTDPEMLLLDEPAAGLDLGGREDLVARLSTLAMDPDAPAMVLVTHHVEEIPPGFTHALLLAEGRMVAGGLLEDVLTGENLSATFGQDLVLERSGARFFARRR; via the coding sequence ATGTCTGGTGTCGGGGTCCGGCGCGGGGGTAACAAGCTGCTCGCCGACGTCGACTGGTCCGTGGAGCTGGACGAGCGGTGGGTGGTGCTCGGCCCGAACGGTGCGGGCAAGACCACACTGCTGCGGATGGCCGCGGCCGAGCTGCACCCCACCACCGGCACGGTGCACCTGCTCGGCGAGCGGCTGGGCAGGGTGGACGTGTTCGAGCTCCGGCCGCGGATCGGGTTCACCTCCGCCGCGCTGGCCGGCCGGGTGCCCGCGGACGAGACCGTGCGGGACGTGGTGGTGAGCGCGGGCTACGCCGTGCTCGGCCGCTGGCGGGAGGACTACGACACGCTGGACACCGAGCGGGCGGACGAGCTGCTCGCCGCGCTGGGTATCAAGCATCTCGCCGGGCGCACCTTCGGCACCCTTTCCGAGGGCGAGCGCAAGCGCACGCTGATCGCGCGCTCGCTGATGACCGATCCGGAGATGTTGCTGCTGGACGAGCCGGCCGCCGGGCTCGACCTCGGCGGCCGGGAGGACCTGGTGGCCAGGCTTTCCACGCTGGCCATGGATCCGGACGCCCCGGCTATGGTCCTGGTCACCCACCACGTGGAGGAGATTCCGCCGGGGTTCACCCACGCGTTACTGCTGGCCGAGGGGCGGATGGTGGCCGGTGGCCTGCTCGAGGACGTATTGACCGGCGAGAACCTTTCCGCCACCTTCGGTCAGGACCTGGTTCTGGAGCGTTCCGGTGCGCGCTTCTTCGCCCGGCGCCGGTAA
- a CDS encoding class I SAM-dependent methyltransferase, with product MTDTTDPTPNPHATAEQVQAAYGDPKLANVLYHDWEAGTYDEKWSISYDERCISYATDVFRAVAGEADWPYPTAMELGSGTGFFLLNLMQGGVIKRGSVTDLSPGMVRVALRNAENLGLDVDGRVADAERIPYPDDSFDLVIGHAVLHHIPEVRAAFREVLRVLKPGGRFVFAGEPTRIGDSYARRLGQFTWWLTTNLTRLPALRSWRRPQEELDESSRAAALEAVVDLHTFDPTELERTALGAGAVDVQAVTEEFTAALLGWPIRTFEAAVPPEKLTLRWRWFAYRAWLRLSVVDRKLLAKVLPRELFYNVMITGVKPAAPTEP from the coding sequence GTGACGGACACGACCGACCCCACACCCAACCCGCATGCCACCGCCGAGCAGGTGCAGGCGGCCTACGGGGATCCGAAGCTGGCCAACGTGCTGTACCACGACTGGGAGGCCGGCACCTACGACGAGAAGTGGTCGATCTCCTACGACGAACGCTGCATCTCCTACGCAACCGACGTGTTCCGTGCCGTGGCCGGGGAGGCGGACTGGCCGTACCCCACCGCGATGGAGCTGGGCAGCGGTACCGGGTTCTTCCTGCTGAACCTGATGCAGGGTGGGGTGATCAAGCGTGGCTCGGTCACCGACCTCTCGCCGGGCATGGTGCGGGTGGCGCTGCGCAACGCCGAGAACCTCGGCCTGGATGTGGATGGCCGGGTGGCCGACGCCGAGCGCATCCCGTACCCGGACGACAGCTTCGACCTGGTGATCGGGCACGCGGTGCTGCACCACATTCCCGAGGTGCGGGCCGCGTTCCGCGAGGTGCTGCGGGTGCTCAAACCGGGCGGCCGGTTCGTCTTCGCCGGCGAGCCGACCAGGATCGGGGACTCCTACGCCCGCCGGCTGGGGCAGTTCACCTGGTGGCTGACCACCAACCTGACCCGGCTGCCCGCCCTGCGTTCCTGGCGGAGGCCGCAGGAGGAACTGGACGAGTCCTCCCGTGCCGCGGCGCTGGAGGCCGTGGTCGACCTGCACACCTTCGATCCCACGGAGTTGGAGCGCACGGCACTGGGCGCGGGTGCGGTGGATGTCCAGGCGGTCACCGAGGAGTTCACCGCGGCCCTGCTCGGCTGGCCGATCCGGACTTTCGAGGCGGCCGTTCCGCCGGAGAAGCTGACCCTGCGCTGGCGATGGTTCGCCTACCGTGCCTGGCTACGGCTGTCCGTCGTGGATCGGAAACTGCTGGCGAAGGTGCTGCCGCGGGAGCTGTTCTACAACGTCATGATCACCGGCGTGAAGCCGGCCGCCCCCACGGAGCCCTGA
- a CDS encoding SDR family NAD(P)-dependent oxidoreductase, producing the protein MTADFAGRVVIVTGAGSGIGAATAGAFATAGARVLGVGRRAEALTELADRHPGVVPFVADIRDEGAAAAVVEAAHSRWGKLDVLVNNAGVLATMPLAEVTAARVSDLLATNVTAPSLLAKAALPHLEAAGGAIVNVSSTLGHRPAAGVAHYAASKAALEQLTRSWALELADRQVRVNAVAPGPTESRALASAGLSPEAVEEVKRAEAARIPLGRRGRPEEVATWILRLADPAATWLTGQVLTVDGGLELVG; encoded by the coding sequence ATGACGGCTGATTTCGCAGGGCGCGTGGTGATCGTGACCGGTGCCGGCTCGGGGATCGGTGCGGCCACGGCGGGGGCCTTCGCCACGGCCGGAGCGCGGGTGCTGGGCGTCGGGCGCAGGGCCGAGGCGTTGACCGAACTCGCCGACCGGCACCCCGGTGTGGTTCCGTTCGTCGCGGACATCCGGGACGAAGGGGCCGCGGCGGCCGTCGTCGAGGCCGCGCATTCCCGGTGGGGCAAGCTCGACGTGCTGGTCAACAATGCCGGTGTGCTCGCCACCATGCCACTGGCAGAGGTCACCGCCGCGCGGGTGTCCGACCTGCTGGCCACCAACGTCACGGCGCCGAGCCTGCTCGCCAAGGCCGCACTACCGCATCTCGAGGCCGCCGGGGGTGCGATCGTGAACGTGTCCAGCACCCTCGGGCACCGTCCGGCTGCCGGCGTCGCGCACTACGCCGCGTCCAAGGCGGCACTGGAGCAGTTGACCAGGAGCTGGGCGCTGGAGCTGGCCGATCGGCAGGTGCGGGTGAACGCGGTCGCCCCCGGTCCCACCGAAAGCCGGGCGCTGGCCTCCGCCGGCCTGTCCCCGGAGGCGGTCGAGGAGGTCAAGCGCGCGGAGGCGGCCCGCATCCCGCTCGGTCGCCGCGGGCGGCCCGAGGAGGTGGCCACCTGGATCCTGCGGTTGGCCGATCCCGCCGCCACCTGGCTGACCGGGCAGGTGCTCACCGTCGACGGCGGCCTCGAGCTGGTTGGTTAG
- a CDS encoding ArsR/SmtB family transcription factor, giving the protein MRDAKHPATAEISLTRVLAALSDPIRLGLVHLLADGEERAWSELRVPVAKSTLSHHLKVLRDAGVTRTRQEGTRCFVRLRANDLRGRFPGLLDALLDTVRAEDIGTEVGA; this is encoded by the coding sequence ATGAGGGACGCGAAACATCCGGCGACCGCGGAGATCAGCCTCACGCGGGTGCTCGCCGCGCTCAGCGACCCGATCCGGCTCGGGCTGGTTCACCTGCTCGCCGACGGCGAGGAGCGGGCGTGGAGCGAGCTACGGGTACCGGTGGCCAAGTCCACGCTCAGCCATCACCTGAAGGTGCTCCGCGACGCGGGCGTCACGCGCACCAGGCAGGAGGGAACCCGCTGCTTCGTCCGGTTGCGAGCGAACGACCTGCGGGGCAGATTTCCCGGCCTGCTGGACGCGCTGCTCGACACCGTCCGGGCCGAGGACATCGGCACCGAGGTCGGCGCCTGA
- a CDS encoding rhodanese-like domain-containing protein, whose protein sequence is MTARVDEVLATARSTVDRVGPEEALRLRAGGALLVDIRPAGDRAAEGEIPGAVPVERIHLEWRLDPSSEHRLPGVRPDRAVVVICNEGYASSLAAAEVKRLGLPGVTDLVGGFRAWRAAGLPTSGSGQHHLAELGGAGQ, encoded by the coding sequence GTGACCGCACGCGTCGACGAGGTGCTCGCCACGGCGAGATCCACTGTGGACCGTGTGGGTCCGGAGGAGGCACTGCGCCTGCGGGCGGGCGGTGCGTTGCTGGTGGACATCCGACCGGCCGGCGACCGGGCGGCGGAGGGAGAGATACCCGGCGCCGTCCCGGTCGAGCGGATCCATCTGGAGTGGCGGCTCGACCCTTCCAGCGAGCACCGGCTGCCGGGAGTACGTCCCGACCGCGCGGTGGTGGTGATCTGCAACGAGGGTTACGCCTCCAGCCTGGCCGCCGCCGAGGTCAAGCGGCTCGGGCTGCCAGGGGTGACCGATCTGGTCGGCGGGTTCCGGGCCTGGCGGGCGGCGGGCCTGCCGACGAGCGGCTCAGGCCAGCACCACCTTGCCGAGCTCGGCGGGGCTGGCCAGTAG
- a CDS encoding ArsR/SmtB family transcription factor: protein MATAFAALAEPRRREILDLLRTGERLVGDLVERLEVTQPAVSKHLKVLREAGLVEVRQDAQRRWYRLRPEPLAEVDNWIAPYRALWHDRLDALERHLDAMPDDPG from the coding sequence ATGGCAACAGCTTTCGCGGCACTGGCCGAACCACGTCGGCGCGAGATTCTCGATCTGCTGCGCACCGGAGAACGGCTGGTCGGTGACCTGGTGGAGCGACTGGAGGTCACCCAGCCGGCGGTATCCAAGCATCTCAAGGTGCTGCGCGAGGCCGGGCTGGTCGAGGTCCGCCAGGACGCGCAGCGGCGCTGGTACCGGCTGCGCCCGGAACCGCTGGCGGAGGTCGACAACTGGATCGCGCCGTACCGCGCGCTGTGGCACGACCGGCTCGATGCCCTCGAGCGGCACCTGGACGCCATGCCGGACGACCCAGGTTGA